From a region of the Theobroma cacao cultivar B97-61/B2 chromosome 8, Criollo_cocoa_genome_V2, whole genome shotgun sequence genome:
- the LOC18591391 gene encoding sugar transporter ERD6-like 6 isoform X1, whose product MSFRDDSDDGRDLRKPFLHTGSWYRMGSRMGSSMLGSSQAIRDSSVSVVACVMIVALGPIQFGFTSGYSSPTQSAIIKDLGLTVSEFSLFGSLSNVGAMVGAIASGQIAEYIGRKGSLMIAAIPNVIGWLAISFARDSSFLYMGRLLEGFGVGIISYTVPVYIAEIAPQNLRGALGSVNQLSVTIGIMLAYLLGLFVQWRVLAVLGVLPCTILIPGLFFIPESPRWLAKMGMTEDFEASLQVLRGFDADISIEVNEIKRSVASTTRRTTIRFAQLKQRRYWFPLMVGVGLLMLQQLSGINGLLFYSSTIFEAAGVKSSNVATFGLGAVQVVATAVTTWLADKAGRRLLLIVSLFYFCFLYFVGNNLEPKQEYWFCLFLFQVSSSGMTLSLLIVAVSFYIKDVVSSDSTLYSIMGILSVVGVVAVVVAFSLGMGPIPWVIMSEILPINIKGLGGSIATLSNWFFSWVVTMTANLLLDWSSGGTFTIYMIVSAFTILFVALWVPETKGRTLEEIQWSFR is encoded by the exons ATGAGTTTCAGGGACGATTCTGACGATGGGAGGGATCTACGGAAGCCGTTTCTACATACCGGAAGTTGGTACCGGATGGGTTCCAGGATGGGGTCCAGTATGCTGGGCTCATCTCAGGCTATTCGTGATAGCTCCGTCTCTGTTGTAGCCTGCGTTATGATAGTTGCTTTGGGTCCTATCCAATTCGGTTTCACT TCTGGTTATTCTTCTCCTACACAATCTGCAATCATCAAGGATCTTGGCCTAACAGTCTCAGAG TTTTCTCTATTTGGTTCTTTATCAAATGTGGGTGCCATGGTTGGGGCAATAGCCAGTGGTCAGATAGCTGAGTACATCGGACGAAAAGGG TCTTTAATGATTGCTGCTATTCCTAATGTAATTGGATGGCTTGCTATATCTTTTGCAAGA GATTCATCTTTTCTTTACATGGGAAGGTTGTTGGAAGGTTTTGGTGTGGGAATAATCTCTTATACG GTGCCTGTCTATATAGCTGAGATAGCACCTCAAAACTTGAGGGGGGCTTTGGGTTCAGTGAATCAG CTGTCTGTCACAATTGGAATAATGCTGGCCTATCTGCTGGGACTTTTTGTTCAGTGGAGGGTACTTGCAGTTTTAG GAGTACTTCCTTGTACAATTTTGATACCTGGTCTCTTTTTCATTCCAGAATCTCCCCGATGGCTG GCAAAAATGGGTATGACAGAAGATTTCGAAGCTTCTTTGCAAGTTCtcagaggttttgatgctgatATTTCTATTGAAGTGAATGAAATCAAG AGGTCTGTAGCATCAACAACTAGAAGAACTACAATTCGATTTGCACAACTCAAACAAAGGAGATATTGGTTCCCATTGATG GTTGGAGTTGGATTACTTATGCTGCAACAGCTTAGTGGCATTAATGGTCTTCTATTTTATTCCAGTACCATATTTGAAGCTGCTG GGGTTAAATCCAGCAATGTAGCTACCTTTGGACTTGGTGCCGTTCAG GTCGTTGCTACTGCTGTAACTACATGGTTGGCGGACAAAGCAGGACGCCGGCTCCTGCTTATAGTAAGTTTAttctacttttgttttttgtacTTTGTTGGTAATAACCTAGAACCAAAACAAGAGTATTGGTTTTGCCTTTTCTTATTTCAGGTCTCCTCTTCTGGAATGACTCTCAGCCTCCTAATTGTTGCAGTATCATTCTATATAAAG GACGTAGTATCTAGTGATTCTACCCTTTATAGCATTATGGGCATATTGTCAGTAGTTGGAGTTGTG GCTGTGGTGGTTGCCTTCTCTCTAGGAATGGGGCCCATTCCTTGGGTTATAATGTCAGAG ATTCTTCCAATAAATATCAAGGGTCTTGGTGGAAGTATAGCAACGCTTTCCAACTGGTTCTTTTCTTGGGTGGTTACAATGACTGCCAACCTGCTTTTGGATTGGAGTAGTGGAg
- the LOC18591391 gene encoding sugar transporter ERD6-like 6 isoform X2, with protein MSFRDDSDDGRDLRKPFLHTGSWYRMGSRMGSSMLGSSQAIRDSSVSVVACVMIVALGPIQFGFTSGYSSPTQSAIIKDLGLTVSEFSLFGSLSNVGAMVGAIASGQIAEYIGRKGSLMIAAIPNVIGWLAISFARDSSFLYMGRLLEGFGVGIISYTVPVYIAEIAPQNLRGALGSVNQLSVTIGIMLAYLLGLFVQWRVLAVLGVLPCTILIPGLFFIPESPRWLAKMGMTEDFEASLQVLRGFDADISIEVNEIKRSVASTTRRTTIRFAQLKQRRYWFPLMVGVGLLMLQQLSGINGLLFYSSTIFEAAGVKSSNVATFGLGAVQVVATAVTTWLADKAGRRLLLIVSSSGMTLSLLIVAVSFYIKDVVSSDSTLYSIMGILSVVGVVAVVVAFSLGMGPIPWVIMSEILPINIKGLGGSIATLSNWFFSWVVTMTANLLLDWSSGGTFTIYMIVSAFTILFVALWVPETKGRTLEEIQWSFR; from the exons ATGAGTTTCAGGGACGATTCTGACGATGGGAGGGATCTACGGAAGCCGTTTCTACATACCGGAAGTTGGTACCGGATGGGTTCCAGGATGGGGTCCAGTATGCTGGGCTCATCTCAGGCTATTCGTGATAGCTCCGTCTCTGTTGTAGCCTGCGTTATGATAGTTGCTTTGGGTCCTATCCAATTCGGTTTCACT TCTGGTTATTCTTCTCCTACACAATCTGCAATCATCAAGGATCTTGGCCTAACAGTCTCAGAG TTTTCTCTATTTGGTTCTTTATCAAATGTGGGTGCCATGGTTGGGGCAATAGCCAGTGGTCAGATAGCTGAGTACATCGGACGAAAAGGG TCTTTAATGATTGCTGCTATTCCTAATGTAATTGGATGGCTTGCTATATCTTTTGCAAGA GATTCATCTTTTCTTTACATGGGAAGGTTGTTGGAAGGTTTTGGTGTGGGAATAATCTCTTATACG GTGCCTGTCTATATAGCTGAGATAGCACCTCAAAACTTGAGGGGGGCTTTGGGTTCAGTGAATCAG CTGTCTGTCACAATTGGAATAATGCTGGCCTATCTGCTGGGACTTTTTGTTCAGTGGAGGGTACTTGCAGTTTTAG GAGTACTTCCTTGTACAATTTTGATACCTGGTCTCTTTTTCATTCCAGAATCTCCCCGATGGCTG GCAAAAATGGGTATGACAGAAGATTTCGAAGCTTCTTTGCAAGTTCtcagaggttttgatgctgatATTTCTATTGAAGTGAATGAAATCAAG AGGTCTGTAGCATCAACAACTAGAAGAACTACAATTCGATTTGCACAACTCAAACAAAGGAGATATTGGTTCCCATTGATG GTTGGAGTTGGATTACTTATGCTGCAACAGCTTAGTGGCATTAATGGTCTTCTATTTTATTCCAGTACCATATTTGAAGCTGCTG GGGTTAAATCCAGCAATGTAGCTACCTTTGGACTTGGTGCCGTTCAG GTCGTTGCTACTGCTGTAACTACATGGTTGGCGGACAAAGCAGGACGCCGGCTCCTGCTTATA GTCTCCTCTTCTGGAATGACTCTCAGCCTCCTAATTGTTGCAGTATCATTCTATATAAAG GACGTAGTATCTAGTGATTCTACCCTTTATAGCATTATGGGCATATTGTCAGTAGTTGGAGTTGTG GCTGTGGTGGTTGCCTTCTCTCTAGGAATGGGGCCCATTCCTTGGGTTATAATGTCAGAG ATTCTTCCAATAAATATCAAGGGTCTTGGTGGAAGTATAGCAACGCTTTCCAACTGGTTCTTTTCTTGGGTGGTTACAATGACTGCCAACCTGCTTTTGGATTGGAGTAGTGGAg